The Nocardia arthritidis genome has a window encoding:
- a CDS encoding DUF742 domain-containing protein — MDIEDHRVGSAEPSLVRPYSLTAGRTRPAVELALEALVASHPVALERQFELTNIETSIVELCRESPSVAEVAARLGIPIGVARVLVADLIEAGHVRVSATLKDDSSDDERRELIERVLSGLRRI, encoded by the coding sequence ATGGACATAGAAGATCACCGCGTGGGGAGCGCCGAGCCGAGCCTCGTCCGCCCGTACTCGCTGACCGCAGGCCGCACCAGGCCCGCGGTCGAGCTGGCGTTGGAGGCCCTCGTCGCATCGCATCCGGTCGCCCTGGAGCGGCAGTTCGAACTGACCAACATCGAGACGTCAATCGTGGAGTTGTGCAGAGAATCGCCGTCCGTTGCCGAGGTTGCTGCCCGATTGGGTATTCCGATCGGAGTGGCTCGCGTTCTCGTGGCCGACCTGATCGAGGCCGGGCACGTACGCGTTTCGGCGACTTTGAAAGACGATTCCAGCGACGATGAACGTCGCGAGCTGATCGAAAGGGTTCTCAGTGGACTCCGGCGTATTTGA
- a CDS encoding roadblock/LC7 domain-containing protein has product MNPDLGGTNRQLDWLVSNFANEVPGVAHAVLVSADGLLMAASAQLPVDRAEQLSAVTAGLASLSVGVSNLFEGGTVLQSVVEMEHGYLLLMAVGDGSYLAVLTNTSCDIGQVGYEMALLVERVGQTVQATPRVTMGS; this is encoded by the coding sequence ATGAACCCCGATCTAGGTGGTACGAATCGTCAGCTGGATTGGCTGGTTTCGAACTTCGCCAACGAGGTTCCTGGCGTAGCCCATGCCGTCCTGGTCTCGGCTGACGGACTACTCATGGCCGCGAGCGCACAGCTGCCCGTGGATCGGGCCGAACAGCTGTCCGCGGTGACGGCCGGCCTGGCCAGCCTGTCGGTGGGCGTCTCGAATCTGTTCGAGGGCGGCACCGTCCTGCAGTCGGTTGTCGAGATGGAGCACGGTTACCTGCTGCTGATGGCGGTGGGTGACGGTTCGTATCTCGCCGTGCTGACCAACACGTCCTGTGATATCGGTCAGGTGGGATACGAAATGGCTTTGTTGGTCGAGCGGGTGGGCCAGACAGTTCAGGCCACGCCACGCGTCACGATGGGTTCCTGA
- a CDS encoding AMP-binding protein — protein sequence MGGGDRATGGHTKREYRPVYQTSLVDPAEFWSGAAEAIDWDVPPTQIVDATARPVARWFPDARLNTSFNALDRHVFGSPAAGEEGRPNQPALIYDSAMTGTRGVFTYAELLAEVARFAGAMVRLGVGKGDRVIIYLPMIPEAVIAMLACARIGAVHSVVFGGFAAPELAARIDDAEPVLIITASGGIEPSGPIQYPPIVLQALDIAQTTAPRQVIVKQRDVVVDGKPLFETIHFAAPQPATESLPSSAQTVVAQWLDWADAVRDAEPVDPVPMDATDPLYILYTSGTTGKPKGVVRDNGGHAVALTWSMRNIYDVGPGDVMWTASDVGWVVGHSYIVYAPLLVGATTVLYEGKPVGTPDAGVYWRVIQDHKVRAVFTAPTALRAIRKADPDAALAADYDLSSLRALFCAGERLDPATYEWAVHTLLADRPDCPVVDHWWQTETGWPICANPLGLQQLPIKAGSASVPVPGYRIRVLDSEGNPVAPGTEGNIVIGLPLPPGTLSGLWHDDARYERSYLTTYPGHYLTGDSGYFDEDGYLYVLGRSDDVINMAGHRLSAGSIEAAIAGHPAVAECAVIGLPDELKGHRPLAYVVLKSGVEIDPALLRTELITRVREQIGAIATLYDVVVVPALPKTRSGKILRKTIRLITAGEPYEMPSTIEDPAVLTALAEQIVAARPGADHETMNIADPVVPS from the coding sequence GTGGGGGGTGGTGACCGAGCGACGGGTGGGCACACGAAGCGCGAGTACCGGCCGGTCTATCAGACCAGCCTGGTCGATCCCGCGGAGTTCTGGTCCGGCGCGGCCGAGGCAATCGATTGGGACGTGCCACCCACTCAAATAGTCGATGCCACCGCACGTCCGGTGGCGAGATGGTTCCCCGATGCTCGCCTCAACACCTCCTTCAACGCCCTCGACCGGCATGTGTTCGGAAGCCCAGCTGCCGGAGAGGAGGGCCGACCGAATCAGCCCGCCTTAATATATGACTCCGCTATGACCGGCACCAGAGGCGTTTTCACCTACGCCGAGTTGCTTGCCGAGGTTGCCAGGTTCGCCGGTGCGATGGTCCGGCTGGGAGTCGGCAAGGGCGACCGCGTGATCATCTACCTGCCGATGATTCCCGAAGCGGTGATCGCCATGCTGGCCTGCGCGCGCATCGGCGCGGTGCATTCGGTGGTGTTCGGCGGGTTCGCCGCGCCCGAGCTCGCGGCCCGCATCGACGACGCCGAACCTGTGCTCATCATCACCGCCTCGGGCGGCATCGAGCCGAGCGGGCCGATTCAATACCCGCCAATTGTCTTGCAGGCCTTGGATATCGCCCAGACCACCGCGCCGCGGCAGGTGATCGTCAAGCAGCGCGATGTCGTCGTCGACGGAAAGCCGCTGTTCGAGACCATTCATTTCGCCGCGCCACAACCGGCGACCGAATCGCTGCCGAGCTCCGCGCAGACCGTCGTCGCGCAGTGGCTGGACTGGGCGGACGCCGTTCGCGACGCCGAACCGGTCGATCCGGTTCCGATGGATGCGACAGATCCGCTCTATATCCTCTACACCTCCGGCACCACCGGTAAGCCGAAGGGGGTGGTGCGGGACAACGGCGGACACGCGGTTGCCCTCACCTGGTCCATGCGCAATATCTACGACGTCGGCCCCGGCGATGTCATGTGGACCGCCTCCGATGTCGGTTGGGTGGTCGGGCACTCCTATATCGTCTACGCGCCGCTGCTCGTCGGCGCGACAACGGTGCTCTACGAGGGCAAACCGGTCGGCACGCCGGATGCGGGCGTGTACTGGCGGGTGATTCAGGACCACAAGGTTCGCGCAGTGTTCACCGCCCCGACCGCGCTGCGCGCCATCCGCAAGGCGGATCCGGACGCGGCACTCGCCGCGGACTACGACCTGTCCTCGCTGCGCGCACTGTTCTGCGCGGGCGAGCGGCTCGACCCGGCCACCTACGAGTGGGCGGTGCACACACTGCTCGCCGACCGGCCCGACTGCCCCGTCGTCGACCATTGGTGGCAGACCGAGACCGGCTGGCCGATCTGCGCCAATCCGCTTGGGCTGCAACAACTTCCGATCAAGGCCGGATCGGCTTCGGTGCCGGTTCCCGGCTATCGGATCCGGGTGCTCGACTCCGAGGGCAATCCGGTCGCGCCGGGCACCGAGGGCAATATCGTCATCGGGCTGCCGCTGCCGCCCGGCACGCTGAGCGGGCTCTGGCACGACGACGCCCGCTACGAGCGCTCCTATCTCACCACCTATCCCGGCCACTACCTCACCGGCGACTCCGGCTATTTCGACGAGGACGGCTACCTCTATGTCCTCGGGCGCAGCGACGATGTCATCAATATGGCGGGGCACCGGCTCTCGGCGGGCAGTATCGAGGCCGCCATCGCCGGACATCCCGCGGTCGCCGAATGCGCGGTGATCGGTCTGCCGGATGAGCTCAAGGGACATCGGCCACTGGCCTACGTGGTACTCAAGTCGGGTGTCGAGATCGATCCGGCGCTGCTGCGCACGGAGCTGATCACCCGGGTGCGCGAACAGATCGGCGCGATCGCCACCCTGTACGACGTGGTGGTGGTTCCCGCGCTGCCGAAGACCAGATCCGGCAAGATCCTGCGCAAGACCATCCGGCTGATCACGGCGGGTGAGCCGTACGAGATGCCGTCCACCATCGAGGATCCGGCCGTGCTCACCGCACTCGCCGAACAGATCGTCGCGGCCCGTCCCGGAGCGGATCACGAAACTATGAATATTGCGGATCCGGTTGTGCCGTCATAG
- a CDS encoding GTP-binding protein → MDSGVFDSTAQVDTRTSKPTSAKIVVAGGFGVGKTTLVGAVSEIVPLRTEALVTNASTGIDNLTGIPMKSTTTVAMDFGRISLADDLVLYLFGTPGQYRFWFMWDDLIRGAIGAVVLVDTRRLEDSFAAVDYFEARNLPFLVALNEFDDAPRYPIEDIRQALAVPADVPILSIDARRREPAKQALVALTEYALRKVMQGY, encoded by the coding sequence GTGGACTCCGGCGTATTTGATTCGACGGCGCAGGTCGACACCCGGACCAGCAAGCCTACTTCGGCGAAGATCGTTGTCGCGGGTGGCTTCGGTGTCGGTAAGACCACGTTGGTCGGTGCTGTCTCGGAGATCGTTCCGCTGCGCACGGAGGCATTGGTGACCAATGCCAGTACCGGCATCGACAATCTGACGGGTATTCCGATGAAGTCGACCACCACCGTGGCGATGGACTTCGGCCGGATCAGCCTTGCCGACGATCTGGTGCTGTATCTCTTCGGCACGCCGGGGCAGTACCGATTCTGGTTCATGTGGGACGACCTGATCCGCGGCGCCATCGGCGCGGTGGTGCTGGTCGACACCCGCAGGCTGGAGGACAGCTTCGCCGCCGTCGACTACTTCGAGGCGCGCAACCTACCCTTCTTGGTGGCGCTCAACGAGTTCGACGACGCGCCCCGGTATCCGATCGAGGACATCCGGCAGGCGCTCGCGGTGCCTGCCGATGTGCCGATCCTGTCGATCGACGCCCGGCGGCGCGAGCCGGCCAAACAGGCGTTGGTCGCGCTCACCGAGTACGCGCTACGCAAGGTCATGCAGGGATACTGA
- a CDS encoding sensor histidine kinase gives MRDAARSGRRRWALGNWDLRWKVTAVLAVPLAVAVGLGVSRISTEFADSSRLADASDTVAAIPVVTALSGNMGVVAGSQMIAIGPNSVVTDQNLADLDKAIGAAEKVSDKLNGVPGGARAALEEMLTSARAVRTQGKLPSTQPQADVVALIDKVRSDSVRVVENVVGQVSDAAVDEAKLRLVDALNTRSTLTNELAAFPDYLRNPKGGLPGFLTAANTERTLLNVLAHRFDATDTSIADLRVGIDTRVSLASGPDALAGQPPVGDLKNSLITSLAVYEKIIGKATKDIDAGMNSLVSTAQRDAWTYTAVVVVTILAALMLAVFVARSMIVPLHRLRLAALRVAESDLPHEVAQLRNGAAPEDVPLEPMPVRSSEEIGQLARAVDDIHGQALRLASDQAQMRSQVNDMFETLARRSKSLVDHQLSLIEAMEYDEKDPRLLENLFRLDHLAARMRRNGDNLLILAGTRQRRAKSAPVEIADVLRAAISEVEDYERVKLGATPRGSLVEPAASDMAHLFAELLDNALRASPPETDVKFTFAQAHDQGMLIEVADRGIGMPPSEMNEINHRLEQTAEPGPDTARHMGLFVVGRLAERHGLTVRLRATFDTARDPGVTVTVHVPANLIVAGKGGPVIQPTQANPNMPQRPALPGSQRPALPAPSTMQTRAITRTPGGNVMVTVDPGVSGPVPTSGPVPTSGPVPTSGPVPVGGLPQRQPGSSMAAGLRSDAVPTLRPAPGQDQAPPNVPQRGKLAAANLPKRNLNAGGPPRSLSGQPMNTPPPGGQPPSGQEPTILGGGIPPRDPNSGDLPQRQPGANGVPQPSISGLPQREPGAGGLPQRQPGVNGAPQRDSVNGLPQREPGAGGLPQRQPGANGAPSREPGAGGLPQRQPTANDAPPREPGVLPRRDALSGDVPPGGLPQRDPGSSGLPQRAKRDPLSGDLPQRDAPGGLPQREPGVGGLPQRAKRDPLSGDLPQREPGDLPRRDALSGDVPPGGLPQRDSGSSGLPQRAKRDALSGDLPQRSSSDPLSGDLPQRDSGRLPRREAPGGLPQRDALSGDLPQRSSSDPLSGDLPQRDSGRLPRREAPGGLPQRDALSGELPQREPGGLPRRDALSGDLPQRSSSDPLSGDLPQRDSGRPPRREAPGGLPQRDPGSNGLPARHSASGLPQRDPGATNLPQHEAPPGVALPRRESAPEVADGGAARDPGKHSFRSNPQKTASFFQTRLQPAVDTGSSMGTPIFQEMMSAWLSDENSDRSQVAASFESPGDEGWQAARHAAEAQTETRTAAGLPQRNPGGRLVPGAVNGAADRAPRRDPESIRSSLSRHQQGVRDGRAMRAMNLTGDKGDR, from the coding sequence ATGCGTGACGCCGCTAGGTCCGGCAGAAGGCGCTGGGCGCTCGGCAACTGGGACCTGCGCTGGAAGGTGACGGCGGTCCTGGCCGTACCTCTGGCGGTCGCGGTGGGGCTTGGGGTTTCCAGGATTTCGACCGAGTTCGCCGACTCGAGCCGGTTGGCGGATGCCTCGGACACCGTCGCTGCGATTCCGGTGGTGACGGCGCTCAGCGGCAACATGGGTGTTGTCGCCGGTTCGCAGATGATCGCGATCGGTCCGAACTCCGTTGTGACCGACCAGAACCTGGCGGATCTGGACAAGGCGATCGGTGCGGCGGAGAAGGTCTCCGACAAGTTGAATGGTGTGCCCGGTGGGGCCCGTGCCGCGCTGGAGGAGATGCTCACCTCGGCGAGAGCGGTTAGAACGCAGGGTAAATTGCCCTCGACACAGCCGCAGGCCGATGTAGTCGCGCTGATCGACAAGGTGCGCAGCGACAGCGTGCGCGTCGTGGAAAACGTTGTCGGACAGGTCAGCGACGCGGCCGTCGACGAGGCGAAGCTGCGCCTGGTAGACGCGCTCAATACCCGCTCGACCCTGACCAACGAGCTCGCCGCGTTCCCGGACTATCTGCGCAACCCGAAGGGCGGCCTGCCGGGCTTCCTCACCGCGGCCAATACCGAGCGCACGCTGCTCAATGTGCTCGCGCACCGGTTCGATGCCACCGATACGTCCATCGCCGACCTGCGGGTCGGTATCGATACGCGGGTGTCGTTGGCGAGCGGTCCGGATGCGCTCGCCGGCCAGCCCCCGGTCGGTGATCTGAAGAATTCGCTCATCACCAGCCTCGCGGTGTACGAGAAGATCATCGGCAAGGCCACCAAGGATATTGACGCCGGGATGAATTCGCTGGTGTCGACGGCCCAGCGGGATGCGTGGACGTACACCGCGGTCGTCGTCGTCACCATTCTGGCCGCGCTCATGCTCGCCGTCTTCGTCGCGCGATCGATGATCGTGCCGCTGCACCGGCTGCGGCTGGCCGCCCTGCGGGTGGCCGAAAGCGATCTGCCGCACGAGGTCGCGCAGTTGCGCAACGGCGCCGCGCCGGAGGATGTGCCGCTGGAACCGATGCCGGTGCGCAGCTCCGAGGAGATCGGCCAGCTGGCCCGCGCCGTCGACGATATCCACGGGCAGGCACTACGTTTGGCGAGCGACCAGGCGCAGATGCGTTCCCAGGTGAACGATATGTTCGAAACCCTGGCCCGTCGCTCCAAGTCGCTCGTCGACCACCAGCTCAGCCTCATCGAGGCGATGGAGTACGACGAGAAAGACCCCCGTCTGCTGGAAAACCTGTTCCGGCTGGACCATCTCGCCGCCCGCATGCGCCGCAACGGCGACAACCTGCTCATCCTCGCGGGTACCCGGCAGCGCCGCGCCAAGTCCGCCCCCGTCGAAATCGCCGATGTGCTGCGCGCCGCGATTTCCGAGGTCGAGGACTACGAGCGGGTGAAACTCGGTGCGACGCCGCGCGGTTCGCTGGTCGAACCGGCCGCATCCGATATGGCGCACCTGTTCGCCGAGCTGCTGGACAACGCGCTGCGCGCCTCGCCGCCGGAGACCGACGTCAAATTCACCTTCGCCCAGGCACACGACCAGGGCATGTTGATCGAGGTGGCCGACCGCGGCATCGGTATGCCGCCCTCGGAGATGAACGAGATCAACCACCGGCTGGAACAGACCGCGGAGCCAGGGCCGGATACCGCCCGGCACATGGGTCTTTTCGTGGTCGGCCGGTTGGCCGAGCGGCACGGGCTCACCGTGCGGCTGCGGGCGACCTTCGACACTGCCCGCGACCCTGGCGTCACAGTGACGGTTCACGTGCCTGCCAACCTCATCGTCGCAGGTAAGGGCGGGCCGGTCATCCAACCGACCCAGGCCAATCCGAATATGCCGCAGCGTCCGGCCCTCCCCGGGTCGCAGCGTCCGGCCCTCCCGGCGCCGAGCACCATGCAGACGCGGGCGATCACCCGCACGCCGGGCGGCAACGTCATGGTCACCGTCGATCCCGGTGTGAGCGGTCCGGTCCCCACCAGCGGTCCGGTCCCCACCAGTGGTCCGGTGCCGACCAGCGGTCCGGTTCCGGTGGGTGGACTGCCGCAGCGGCAACCGGGTTCGTCGATGGCCGCCGGTCTGCGTAGCGACGCGGTCCCCACCCTGCGCCCGGCACCCGGTCAGGACCAGGCGCCGCCCAATGTGCCGCAGCGCGGCAAACTGGCCGCGGCGAATCTGCCCAAACGCAACCTCAATGCGGGCGGTCCGCCGCGCTCGTTGAGTGGGCAGCCGATGAATACGCCGCCGCCGGGAGGTCAACCGCCGAGCGGCCAAGAGCCGACCATCCTCGGTGGCGGGATACCGCCGCGCGACCCGAACTCCGGCGACCTGCCGCAGCGGCAGCCGGGCGCCAACGGTGTGCCCCAGCCGAGCATCAGCGGGTTGCCGCAGCGTGAACCCGGTGCCGGTGGTCTGCCGCAGCGTCAACCGGGCGTGAACGGTGCGCCGCAACGCGATTCGGTGAACGGTCTGCCGCAGCGTGAGCCCGGTGCGGGCGGTCTGCCGCAGCGTCAACCGGGTGCGAACGGTGCACCGTCCCGTGAGCCGGGCGCCGGCGGTCTGCCGCAACGCCAGCCGACGGCCAACGACGCACCGCCGCGTGAGCCCGGTGTGCTGCCGCGGCGTGACGCGCTGTCCGGCGATGTGCCACCTGGTGGTCTGCCGCAGCGTGATCCGGGTTCGAGTGGTTTGCCGCAGCGTGCCAAGCGTGATCCGCTGTCCGGCGACCTCCCGCAGCGTGATGCTCCTGGCGGTTTGCCGCAGCGTGAGCCTGGTGTCGGTGGTTTGCCGCAGCGTGCCAAGCGTGACCCGCTGTCCGGCGACCTCCCGCAGCGCGAGCCCGGTGATCTGCCGCGGCGCGACGCGCTGTCCGGCGATGTGCCACCCGGTGGTTTGCCGCAGCGTGATTCGGGTTCGAGCGGACTTCCGCAGCGTGCCAAGCGTGACGCCCTGTCCGGTGATCTGCCGCAGCGGTCGAGTAGTGACCCGCTTTCGGGTGATCTGCCGCAACGTGATTCGGGTCGCCTGCCGCGTCGCGAAGCGCCCGGCGGCTTGCCGCAGCGCGACGCATTGTCCGGTGATCTGCCGCAGCGGTCGAGTAGTGACCCGCTTTCGGGTGATCTGCCGCAACGTGATTCGGGTCGCCTGCCGCGTCGCGAAGCCCCCGGCGGCTTGCCGCAGCGCGACGCGTTGTCGGGTGAGTTGCCGCAGCGTGAGCCCGGTGGTTTGCCGCGGCGCGACGCATTGTCCGGTGATCTGCCGCAGCGGTCGAGCAGCGATCCGCTTTCGGGTGATCTGCCGCAACGTGATTCGGGTCGCCCGCCGCGCCGCGAAGCTCCCGGTGGTCTGCCGCAACGTGATCCGGGTTCGAATGGCCTGCCCGCGCGGCACAGCGCATCCGGTCTGCCGCAACGCGATCCGGGCGCGACGAATCTGCCGCAGCACGAGGCGCCCCCCGGCGTCGCGCTACCTCGGCGGGAGAGCGCGCCGGAGGTGGCGGACGGCGGTGCGGCCCGGGATCCAGGCAAGCACAGCTTCCGGTCGAACCCGCAGAAGACCGCGTCGTTCTTCCAGACCAGATTGCAGCCCGCCGTCGATACCGGTTCCTCGATGGGTACGCCGATCTTCCAGGAAATGATGTCGGCGTGGTTGTCGGATGAGAACTCGGACCGGTCCCAGGTGGCCGCCTCCTTCGAATCACCGGGTGATGAAGGGTGGCAGGCGGCTCGCCACGCCGCCGAGGCACAGACCGAAACTCGAACGGCGGCCGGGTTGCCGCAACGCAATCCGGGTGGTCGACTCGTACCCGGTGCCGTGAACGGCGCCGCGGATCGGGCACCCCGCCGCGACCCCGAATCGATCAGGTCCAGCTTGAGTCGTCACCAGCAGGGCGTCCGGGATGGCCGCGCAATGAGAGCAATGAACCTAACCGGAGATAAAGGAGACCGATGA
- a CDS encoding VOC family protein: MVAVGKIVAIALDSADPAGLARFYRELLDLPVRYESPEFVCLQGEGVMLTFEYVADHRPPVWPGVEVPKQMHLDIEVDDLDEAERRAIEIGAVKADFQPKPESWRVLLDPAGHPFCVVAPIPAHN; encoded by the coding sequence GTGGTTGCTGTCGGGAAAATTGTCGCCATCGCGTTGGACAGTGCCGATCCGGCCGGTCTGGCGCGGTTCTACCGTGAGCTGTTGGATCTGCCGGTGCGGTACGAGTCACCGGAATTCGTTTGTCTGCAGGGTGAAGGCGTGATGCTGACCTTCGAGTACGTGGCCGATCATCGGCCGCCGGTCTGGCCCGGTGTCGAGGTGCCCAAGCAAATGCACCTCGACATCGAGGTCGACGATCTCGACGAGGCCGAACGCCGGGCGATCGAAATCGGCGCGGTGAAAGCGGACTTTCAGCCCAAGCCGGAAAGCTGGCGGGTATTGCTCGACCCAGCGGGACACCCGTTCTGCGTCGTCGCACCGATACCGGCGCATAACTGA
- a CDS encoding acetyl-coenzyme A carboxylase carboxyl transferase subunits beta/alpha, which produces MRRVSAIELIDRLLDPGSFVSWDRPPVAVAASPWYRAELVRAERAAGTDEAVRTGAGLLRGRRVAVIACEFGFLAGSIGVAAAERIVAAVERATELGLPLLASPTSGGTRMQEGTVAFVQMVKVAGAVAAHKAAGYPYLVYLRDPTMGGVFASWGSLGHMTFAEPGALVGFLGPRVYAALYGRPFPDGVQTAENLYRSGVIDGVVPISVYRRIAHRALSVMSGVPDAQTVESSPHAAVFGATPGEVSAWDSVAISRRPNRPGIRELLRHVTQRVPLSGTGQGELDRTVVHALARFRGWPCVVFGHDRAGQRGENTMGPAALREARRAMALAEELRLPLVLVIDTVGAALSKEAEERGLAPEIARCIADLVMLRTPTVSVLLGQGTGGGALALLPADRVLAATHAWLAPLPPEGASVIVYRDTTHAPELAAAQRIRSADLLADGIVDRIVPELPDAATEPTDFANRMVTAIAEELAALSNSNEAELLARRGARYRRLGLPG; this is translated from the coding sequence GTGCGGCGGGTTTCCGCGATCGAGCTGATCGATCGGTTGCTCGACCCTGGATCGTTCGTCAGCTGGGATCGGCCACCCGTCGCGGTGGCCGCGTCCCCGTGGTACCGAGCGGAGCTGGTTCGGGCCGAGCGGGCGGCGGGTACGGACGAGGCGGTGCGCACCGGCGCCGGGTTGCTGCGTGGTCGGCGGGTGGCCGTAATCGCTTGCGAGTTCGGCTTTTTGGCCGGCTCGATCGGGGTCGCCGCGGCGGAGCGGATCGTGGCCGCGGTCGAGCGCGCGACCGAACTGGGCCTGCCCCTGCTCGCCTCGCCGACCTCGGGTGGCACCAGGATGCAGGAGGGCACGGTTGCTTTCGTGCAGATGGTGAAGGTCGCGGGCGCCGTCGCGGCGCACAAAGCGGCCGGGTATCCGTACCTGGTGTATCTGCGCGACCCGACCATGGGCGGGGTGTTCGCGTCCTGGGGCTCGTTGGGGCATATGACTTTTGCCGAGCCCGGTGCGCTGGTCGGATTCCTCGGGCCGCGGGTGTACGCGGCGCTGTACGGGCGGCCGTTCCCGGATGGGGTACAGACCGCCGAAAACCTTTACCGCAGCGGTGTTATCGACGGTGTGGTGCCGATTTCGGTGTACCGCAGGATCGCTCATCGCGCGTTGAGCGTGATGAGCGGGGTGCCCGATGCACAGACGGTCGAATCGTCGCCGCACGCAGCGGTATTCGGAGCCACACCGGGTGAGGTATCTGCCTGGGATTCGGTCGCGATCTCGCGCCGCCCGAATCGGCCGGGTATCCGTGAGTTGTTACGCCATGTGACGCAACGTGTTCCGTTGAGTGGGACGGGTCAGGGCGAGCTGGACCGGACGGTCGTGCATGCCCTCGCCCGGTTCCGCGGTTGGCCGTGCGTGGTATTCGGGCACGACCGGGCGGGGCAGCGCGGCGAGAACACCATGGGACCGGCCGCTTTGCGGGAGGCCCGCCGCGCCATGGCGCTGGCGGAGGAGCTGCGGCTGCCCCTGGTGTTGGTGATCGATACGGTTGGGGCCGCACTGTCCAAGGAGGCGGAGGAGCGTGGTCTAGCGCCCGAGATAGCCCGCTGCATAGCCGATTTGGTCATGTTGCGCACGCCCACCGTCTCCGTGCTGCTCGGCCAGGGGACCGGTGGCGGTGCCCTCGCGCTGCTGCCCGCCGACCGGGTGCTCGCCGCGACGCACGCCTGGCTCGCCCCGCTGCCGCCTGAGGGCGCCAGCGTCATCGTCTATCGAGACACCACCCATGCGCCCGAACTGGCGGCCGCCCAACGCATTCGGTCAGCTGATCTGCTGGCCGACGGAATAGTCGACCGCATAGTCCCTGAACTCCCGGACGCCGCAACCGAACCCACCGACTTCGCAAACCGCATGGTTACCGCGATAGCCGAAGAACTTGCCGCCCTGAGCAATTCCAACGAGGCTGAACTCCTCGCCCGCCGCGGTGCCCGTTACCGCCGCCTCGGGCTGCCGGGTTGA
- a CDS encoding aldo/keto reductase encodes MTYKSETSAVPAIVLSDGNLIPQLGFGVFQVPADDVFPVVTAALEAGYRSIDTAAIYGNEEGTGRAIREFGLPRDEVYVTTKVWNEHQGFDSTLRAFDASMDRLGLDYLDLYLIHWPIAMADKYVDTFRALQALKAQGRVRSIGVSNFTVANLERIIGETGETPAVNQIELHPRLAQRELREFHAAHAIATEAWSPLGQGTLLDDKTIMSIANELGRTPAQVIIRWHLQLGNIVIPKSVTPSRIKANFEVFGFELSKQQMDAIDALDNGGRVGPDPDTFSIGA; translated from the coding sequence GTGACCTACAAAAGCGAGACCAGCGCAGTGCCAGCCATCGTGCTGAGCGACGGGAACCTGATCCCGCAACTCGGCTTCGGTGTGTTCCAGGTGCCGGCCGACGACGTCTTCCCCGTCGTCACGGCCGCGCTGGAGGCCGGATATCGCAGCATCGACACGGCCGCCATCTACGGCAACGAAGAGGGCACGGGCCGGGCGATTCGCGAGTTCGGGCTGCCTCGTGACGAGGTCTATGTCACCACCAAGGTCTGGAACGAGCATCAGGGGTTCGATTCCACGCTGCGCGCCTTCGACGCGAGCATGGACCGGCTCGGCCTGGACTACCTGGACCTATACCTGATCCACTGGCCGATCGCCATGGCCGACAAGTATGTCGACACCTTCCGCGCGCTACAGGCGCTGAAGGCGCAGGGCCGGGTTCGTTCGATCGGCGTCTCCAACTTCACCGTCGCGAACCTGGAACGCATCATCGGTGAAACCGGGGAGACCCCGGCGGTCAACCAGATCGAACTGCATCCGCGGCTGGCCCAGCGCGAACTGCGCGAATTCCACGCCGCACACGCCATCGCCACCGAGGCGTGGAGCCCCCTCGGCCAGGGCACGTTGCTCGACGACAAGACCATCATGTCCATAGCCAACGAACTCGGTCGCACACCCGCGCAGGTCATCATTCGCTGGCATCTGCAACTCGGGAATATCGTCATCCCCAAGTCCGTCACCCCGTCCCGAATCAAGGCAAACTTCGAGGTCTTCGGATTCGAACTGTCGAAGCAGCAGATGGACGCGATCGATGCCCTCGACAACGGTGGGCGCGTCGGCCCCGACCCAGACACCTTCAGCATCGGCGCCTGA
- a CDS encoding nuclear transport factor 2 family protein, protein MMTEQGNAAAVRAAYDLLDSGDLEGFLELLDPEFVATQSDAVPWRGSYRGPEEAREMFGRVGKFAEATYRADEFIDGGERIVVIGAATITPHLTGRPATVRELHVWRVRDGRLLGLDIFLNAPQNLLTELAQSRCRTARVAS, encoded by the coding sequence ATGATGACCGAACAGGGGAATGCGGCGGCGGTGCGGGCGGCCTACGACCTGCTCGACTCCGGGGATCTGGAGGGCTTTCTCGAACTGCTGGACCCGGAGTTCGTTGCGACGCAATCGGATGCGGTGCCGTGGCGCGGTAGCTATCGCGGGCCGGAGGAGGCGCGCGAAATGTTCGGCCGGGTAGGCAAATTCGCGGAGGCGACGTATCGTGCCGACGAGTTCATCGATGGCGGCGAGCGGATCGTTGTCATCGGTGCGGCGACGATCACCCCGCACCTGACGGGACGGCCGGCCACGGTCCGTGAGCTGCATGTCTGGCGGGTGCGTGACGGGCGGCTGCTCGGTCTGGACATCTTCCTCAACGCTCCGCAGAACCTGCTCACGGAACTCGCGCAGAGCAGGTGCCGCACAGCGCGTGTAGCGAGCTGA